From the Daucus carota subsp. sativus chromosome 8, DH1 v3.0, whole genome shotgun sequence genome, one window contains:
- the LOC108198099 gene encoding uncharacterized protein LOC108198099: protein MTQQSEICGSSFHETKPNVSGISVRQVEVSVQDLESNKDDSNDDDHKLDSLRVVEQANPDSGNPPDSFWVAEDEEVDWFNHNAFMQRKGSLKVILSRKLDPSSQRPVSVNQKPKTSIIGLPNHAMTGGDGRRNQRLGNNGKLMFRSRSVPGENRVGHGSEPGSPRVSCMGKVGSRRNKNGKSRFWAVLKSAFVNRKEGEPVRVDD from the coding sequence ATGACACAACAATCCGAGATTTGTGGCTCAAGTTTTCacgaaaccaaaccaaacgtatCTGGTATATCTGTCCGTCAAGTTGAGGTTTCGGTCCAAGACTTGGAATCCAACAAGGATGACAGTAACGATGATGATCACAAGCTTGATAGTCTCCGAGTTGTTGAGCAAGCCAACCCTGATTCAGGGAATCCACCGGACTCATTTTGGGTGGCAGAGGATGAAGAAGTTGATTGGTTCAACCACAATGCATTCATGCAACGTAAAGGCTCATTAAAGGTAATACTCTCAAGAAAGCTAGACCCTTCTTCACAAAGACCGGTTTCAGTGAACCAAAAGCCGAAAACATCGATCATCGGATTGCCTAACCACGCTATGACCGGTGGAGATGGCCGCAGGAATCAGAGACTTGGCAACAATGGGAAGTTGATGTTTAGGAGCCGGTCTGTCCCGGGAGAAAACCGGGTTGGTCATGGCTCTGAACCCGGTTCACCGCGTGTTTCTTGCATGGGGAAGGTCGGGTCTAGAAGAAATAAAAACGGCAAGTCCCGTTTCTGGGCGGTCTTGAAATCGGCTTTCGTGAACCGGAAGGAGGGAGAGCCGGTTCGGGTCGATGATTGA